In one window of Streptomyces griseus subsp. griseus DNA:
- a CDS encoding B12-binding domain-containing protein has product MSAAPEPGGRTEDGHASLEKAAEDLWKAVSVADERAATDVVLDAVEGGADPESVLLDVIAPVQGRVGAEWAANRFSVAEEHAATAINERAVTAIGLHTRTRARVSRGRITVACVDGEWHALPARLLAEVLKLRGWQVDYLGAQVPAPHLIAHLHSTHAEAVALSSSIATRLPTAHAAITACQAIGVPVIVGGAAFGPGGVYAELLGADAWAPDARAAADRLAAGPLPRPQLDHQQMDDLPHLVDQEYTLVTRGSGAVVRNVFTALESVYPAMRGYDEAQRERTAEDLAHIVEFLATSLYLGDEELFAWFISWTAQILRSRGVPPHSLPPALDLLERELKDFPRAVRTLRRGAHTLTTLHSAGNTV; this is encoded by the coding sequence ATGAGCGCCGCCCCGGAACCCGGCGGCCGCACCGAGGACGGGCACGCCTCCCTGGAGAAGGCGGCGGAGGATCTGTGGAAGGCCGTCTCGGTCGCCGACGAGCGGGCGGCCACCGACGTGGTGCTGGACGCCGTCGAGGGCGGCGCGGACCCGGAGAGCGTACTGCTCGACGTGATCGCACCGGTTCAGGGGCGGGTGGGCGCGGAGTGGGCCGCGAACCGGTTCTCCGTGGCCGAGGAGCACGCCGCGACGGCGATCAACGAGCGCGCGGTCACGGCGATCGGCCTGCATACCCGCACCCGCGCCCGGGTCAGCCGGGGCAGGATCACGGTGGCCTGCGTGGACGGGGAGTGGCACGCCCTGCCGGCCCGGCTGCTGGCCGAGGTGCTCAAGCTGCGCGGCTGGCAGGTGGACTACCTCGGCGCCCAGGTCCCCGCACCGCATCTCATCGCGCATCTGCACAGCACCCATGCCGAGGCGGTCGCCCTCTCCAGCTCGATCGCCACCAGGCTGCCCACCGCGCACGCGGCGATCACGGCCTGTCAGGCCATCGGCGTCCCCGTGATCGTCGGCGGCGCCGCCTTCGGGCCCGGCGGCGTCTACGCCGAGCTGCTCGGTGCGGACGCCTGGGCGCCCGACGCCCGCGCCGCGGCCGACCGGCTCGCGGCGGGCCCGCTGCCCCGCCCGCAGCTGGACCACCAGCAGATGGACGACCTGCCGCATCTGGTGGACCAGGAGTACACCCTGGTCACCCGGGGCAGCGGCGCCGTGGTCCGGAACGTGTTCACGGCGCTGGAGAGCGTCTACCCCGCCATGCGCGGCTACGACGAGGCCCAGCGGGAGCGGACGGCGGAGGATCTCGCCCACATCGTGGAGTTCCTCGCCACCTCGCTCTACCTCGGCGACGAGGAGCTCTTCGCCTGGTTCATCAGCTGGACCGCGCAGATCCTCCGATCCCGTGGCGTGCCGCCCCACAGCCTGCCTCCGGCCCTCGATCTGCTGGAGCGGGAACTCAAGGACTTCCCCCGGGCCGTCCGTACGCTTCGGCGCGGCGCCCACACCCTCACCACCCTCCACTCCGCCGGGAACACCGTATGA
- a CDS encoding MarR family winged helix-turn-helix transcriptional regulator, translating into MTRREETEGCRRTAASAGSITELLDVLWESARNATAREAAPGSTSQLRLMYVIDREGSVRMRTVCRLLAAAPPSVSRMCDRLQAIGFLERAPCPDSGREVMLRLTAEGQRHLRRIRERRDTMLHEAIAGMPPAERRALASGLAELESRLTATRDPDDGARPGRAA; encoded by the coding sequence ATGACCCGCCGCGAGGAGACCGAGGGCTGCCGGCGGACGGCCGCGTCCGCGGGCAGCATCACCGAACTCCTCGACGTCCTGTGGGAGAGCGCCCGGAACGCCACCGCGCGCGAAGCCGCGCCGGGGTCGACCTCGCAGCTGCGTCTGATGTACGTGATCGACCGGGAGGGCAGCGTCCGGATGCGTACGGTGTGCCGCCTGCTGGCCGCCGCCCCGCCGAGTGTCAGCCGCATGTGCGACCGGCTGCAGGCCATCGGGTTCCTGGAGCGCGCGCCCTGTCCGGACAGCGGCCGCGAGGTGATGCTCCGGCTGACCGCCGAAGGGCAGCGGCATCTGCGCCGCATCCGCGAACGGCGCGACACCATGCTCCACGAGGCCATCGCCGGTATGCCCCCGGCCGAGCGGCGGGCCCTGGCCAGTGGTCTGGCGGAGCTGGAGTCGCGGCTCACCGCCACCCGGGACCCGGATGACGGTGCCCGCCCGGGCCGCGCGGCCTGA
- a CDS encoding STAS domain-containing protein, translating to MTTTPRPDTAAETTAAGENRLHIPLHGDLDHENADTLVRDVTARLAARPGASDLRLDCAGLGHIDSMGLSALLMIHRHARAARVRLHLDDRPAHLERLLRLTGTLDHLTGQGGTQRGTEASQAEAPTDGPS from the coding sequence ATGACCACCACACCGCGCCCCGACACGGCGGCCGAGACCACGGCCGCCGGCGAGAACCGACTGCACATACCCCTGCACGGCGATCTCGACCATGAGAACGCCGACACCCTCGTGCGGGATGTGACGGCCCGGCTCGCGGCTCGCCCCGGGGCGAGCGATCTCCGTCTGGACTGTGCCGGACTGGGCCACATCGACTCCATGGGGCTGTCCGCGCTGCTGATGATCCACCGCCATGCCCGGGCGGCCCGCGTACGGCTCCACCTGGACGACCGTCCCGCCCACCTGGAGCGGCTGCTCCGCCTCACCGGCACCCTGGACCATCTGACCGGCCAGGGCGGTACCCAGCGGGGTACGGAGGCGTCGCAGGCGGAAGCACCGACCGACGGCCCGTCATGA
- the orn gene encoding oligoribonuclease, translating into MNDRMVWIDCEMTGLSLTDDALIEVAALVTDSELNVLGDGVDIVIRPPDAALETMPEVVRQMHTTSGLLDELAGGTTLADAEEQVLAYVREHVKEPGKAPLCGNSVSTDRGFLARDMQDLEGYLHYRIVDVSSVKELARRWYPRAYFNSPEKNGNHRALADIRDSIAELRYYREAVFVPQPGPDSERAKEIAARHVVRTTP; encoded by the coding sequence ATGAACGACCGCATGGTGTGGATCGACTGCGAGATGACCGGGCTCTCGTTGACGGACGACGCACTCATCGAGGTGGCCGCCCTGGTCACCGACTCGGAGTTGAACGTGCTCGGCGACGGGGTGGACATCGTGATCCGCCCGCCGGACGCGGCCCTGGAGACCATGCCCGAGGTGGTGCGGCAGATGCACACCACCTCGGGTCTCCTCGACGAGCTGGCCGGGGGCACCACCCTGGCCGACGCCGAGGAGCAGGTCCTGGCGTACGTCCGCGAGCATGTGAAGGAGCCCGGCAAGGCCCCGCTCTGCGGAAACTCGGTCTCCACCGACCGCGGCTTCCTGGCGCGGGACATGCAGGACCTGGAGGGCTACCTCCACTACCGGATCGTGGACGTGTCCTCGGTCAAGGAGCTGGCCCGCCGCTGGTATCCCCGGGCGTACTTCAACAGCCCGGAGAAGAACGGCAACCACCGGGCGCTGGCGGACATCCGCGACTCCATCGCGGAGCTCCGCTACTACCGGGAGGCGGTCTTCGTCCCGCAGCCCGGCCCGGACTCGGAGCGCGCCAAGGAGATCGCGGCGCGCCACGTGGTCCGCACCACACCATAG
- a CDS encoding helix-turn-helix domain-containing protein, whose translation MSQDSATATEAARKLTGRRRREVVAVLLFSGGPIFESSIPLSVFGIDRQDAGVPRYRLLVCGGEDGPLRTTGGLELTTPYGLEAISRAGTVVVPAWRSITSPPPAEALDALRRAHEEGARIVGLCTGAFVLAAAGLLDGRPATTHWMYAPTLAKRYPSVHVDPRELFVDDGDVLTSAGTAAGIDLCLHIVRTDHGTEAAGALARRLVVPPRRSGGQERYLDRSLPEEIGSDPLAEVVAWALEHLHEQFDVETLAARAYMSRRTFDRRFRSLTGSAPLQWLITQRVLQAQRLLETSDYSVDEVAGRCGFRSPVALRGHFRRQLGSSPAAYRAAYRARRPQGVAESAATVLETVVPSQGSPSGRRGTPVPSGAPVSVSASAGSSEHSLPVPDAYVPGRPALPGQRSAP comes from the coding sequence ATGAGCCAGGACTCCGCCACCGCGACGGAGGCCGCACGCAAGCTGACCGGGCGGCGACGCCGGGAAGTCGTTGCCGTGCTGCTCTTCAGCGGCGGCCCTATCTTCGAGAGCTCCATCCCGCTCTCCGTTTTCGGAATCGACCGGCAGGACGCGGGAGTTCCCCGCTACCGCCTGCTGGTCTGCGGCGGCGAGGACGGACCGCTGCGCACGACGGGTGGACTCGAACTGACCACGCCGTACGGCCTGGAGGCGATCAGCAGAGCAGGCACCGTGGTGGTGCCCGCCTGGCGGTCGATCACCTCGCCGCCGCCCGCCGAGGCACTGGACGCGCTGCGGCGCGCCCATGAGGAGGGCGCCCGCATCGTCGGCCTGTGCACGGGAGCCTTCGTGCTCGCGGCGGCCGGACTGCTGGACGGCCGACCCGCCACCACGCACTGGATGTACGCACCGACGCTGGCCAAGCGCTATCCGTCGGTGCACGTCGATCCGCGCGAACTCTTCGTGGACGACGGCGATGTGCTGACCTCCGCCGGTACGGCGGCGGGTATCGACCTCTGCCTCCATATAGTCCGCACCGACCACGGCACGGAGGCGGCGGGCGCACTCGCCCGAAGGCTCGTCGTGCCGCCGCGGCGCAGCGGCGGGCAGGAGCGCTACCTGGACAGGTCTTTACCTGAAGAGATCGGCTCCGACCCGCTCGCCGAGGTCGTGGCCTGGGCGCTGGAGCATCTGCACGAGCAGTTCGACGTGGAGACGCTCGCGGCGCGCGCCTACATGAGCAGGCGGACCTTCGACCGCAGATTCCGCTCGCTCACGGGGAGCGCACCGCTCCAGTGGCTGATCACCCAGCGGGTGCTTCAGGCACAGCGGCTGCTGGAGACCTCCGACTACTCGGTCGACGAGGTCGCCGGCCGCTGCGGCTTCCGCTCACCGGTCGCGCTGCGCGGGCACTTCCGCCGCCAGCTCGGCTCCTCCCCCGCCGCGTACCGGGCCGCCTACCGGGCCCGTCGTCCGCAGGGGGTGGCGGAGAGCGCCGCGACGGTGCTGGAGACGGTCGTGCCCAGCCAGGGCTCGCCGTCCGGCCGCAGGGGCACCCCGGTGCCCTCCGGCGCTCCGGTCTCCGTATCGGCGTCGGCGGGCTCCTCGGAGCACTCGCTGCCGGTCCCCGACGCGTACGTTCCCGGGCGCCCGGCCCTGCCGGGACAGCGGAGCGCCCCGTAG
- a CDS encoding PP2C family protein-serine/threonine phosphatase: MLVVDPHGRITQRNEPAASLLPEAEPGAALARVAPQWLTTAHRALRFPAPGTVPGPDEPLCGAVGDQHVEAHPMIREEGSIAWWLIDDTDHRVAREALRLERERTAFLTQASNTLLSSLNLARCMDVTAQLAADSLADAALAIAPSRGRHLPVVTCVRGGAPVLSQVQADPDEVPGLGEALRGFPPVPSRWIDPASAPEWIVPEGFGPVGSVVITPLPGHGVPAGALILLRRDGGVPFDEGEEVFARLFAARAGAAMSAARLYAEQTAISETLMRELLPPALHQVDGVDFAGGYRASADHQRIGGDFYDVHPASAEGEASLVTLGDVCGKGLDAAVLAGKIRNTLHALLPLSDDHQRMLGLLNTALLNSHHTRFATLVLASAERRANEVHLRLTSAGHPPPLIVRADGTVEEADTSGTLVGALPEIQSRTVAVTLAPGESCVLYTDGITEAKGGPMGDVQFGQERLRRALSACAGMLAEGIVEHVQMLATQWLGTRRHDDMAVVVISAPRTHHLTAVDGHTRGRFTG, from the coding sequence GTGCTGGTCGTCGACCCGCACGGCCGCATCACGCAGCGCAACGAACCGGCCGCGTCCCTCCTGCCCGAGGCCGAGCCCGGCGCCGCCCTGGCGCGGGTCGCCCCTCAGTGGCTGACGACGGCGCACCGGGCACTGCGCTTCCCCGCGCCGGGCACCGTGCCGGGGCCGGACGAACCGCTCTGCGGCGCCGTCGGGGACCAGCACGTCGAAGCCCATCCCATGATCCGCGAGGAAGGGTCGATCGCCTGGTGGCTGATCGACGACACCGATCACCGGGTGGCCCGGGAGGCTCTGCGCCTGGAAAGGGAGCGGACCGCCTTCCTCACCCAGGCCTCCAACACGCTGCTCTCCTCCCTCAACCTGGCCCGGTGCATGGACGTGACCGCGCAGCTGGCGGCGGACAGCCTCGCCGACGCGGCGCTGGCCATCGCCCCGTCCCGCGGACGCCATCTGCCCGTCGTGACGTGTGTACGCGGCGGTGCCCCGGTCCTTTCGCAGGTGCAGGCGGACCCCGACGAGGTGCCCGGCCTCGGCGAGGCGCTGCGCGGCTTCCCGCCGGTGCCCTCGCGCTGGATCGACCCGGCGTCCGCGCCCGAGTGGATCGTCCCGGAGGGGTTCGGGCCGGTCGGTTCGGTCGTGATCACCCCGCTCCCCGGGCACGGCGTCCCGGCCGGGGCCCTGATCCTGTTGCGGCGGGACGGCGGCGTCCCCTTCGACGAGGGCGAGGAGGTCTTCGCCAGGCTGTTCGCGGCACGGGCCGGGGCGGCCATGTCGGCGGCCCGCCTCTACGCGGAGCAGACCGCGATCTCCGAGACCCTGATGCGCGAGCTCCTCCCCCCGGCCCTGCACCAGGTGGACGGCGTGGACTTCGCCGGCGGCTACCGGGCCTCCGCCGACCACCAGCGCATCGGCGGTGACTTCTACGACGTGCACCCGGCGTCGGCGGAGGGCGAGGCCTCCCTGGTGACCCTGGGGGACGTGTGCGGGAAGGGGCTGGACGCCGCCGTGCTCGCGGGCAAGATCCGCAACACCCTGCACGCCCTGCTGCCGCTCTCCGACGACCACCAGCGCATGCTCGGCCTCCTGAACACCGCGCTCCTCAACTCGCACCACACACGGTTCGCGACCCTGGTCCTGGCCTCCGCCGAGCGCCGGGCCAACGAGGTGCACCTCAGGCTGACCAGCGCGGGGCATCCGCCCCCGCTCATCGTCCGCGCGGACGGCACGGTCGAGGAGGCCGACACCAGCGGCACCCTGGTGGGAGCCCTGCCCGAGATCCAGTCCCGCACCGTCGCCGTCACCCTCGCTCCCGGCGAGTCCTGTGTCCTGTACACGGACGGCATCACCGAGGCGAAGGGCGGACCGATGGGGGACGTCCAGTTCGGTCAGGAACGCCTCCGCCGCGCCCTCTCGGCGTGCGCCGGGATGCTCGCCGAGGGCATCGTGGAGCATGTGCAGATGCTCGCCACGCAGTGGCTCGGGACCCGGCGCCACGACGACATGGCCGTCGTGGTGATCTCCGCACCCCGGACGCACCACCTGACGGCGGTGGACGGGCACACCCGAGGCCGGTTCACCGGATGA
- a CDS encoding STAS domain-containing protein yields MSWRSRAHVRVREEGSVFVVEAVGELDIDERDLFAAAWDEVDERCPSATVLDLAGVTFADSSFLDSLLRGRAQHLAAGRGFVVAGPLHPSVRLLLDVTGVSRHLTVAGSLDEALLGLPRDTGGTSD; encoded by the coding sequence ATGTCATGGAGATCGCGGGCGCACGTCCGAGTGCGCGAGGAAGGCAGTGTCTTCGTCGTCGAGGCCGTCGGAGAGCTGGACATCGACGAGCGGGACCTGTTCGCAGCGGCCTGGGACGAGGTGGACGAGCGGTGCCCGTCGGCGACGGTCCTGGACCTCGCGGGCGTCACCTTCGCGGACAGTTCCTTCCTGGACTCGCTGCTGCGGGGCCGGGCACAGCACCTGGCCGCGGGCCGGGGGTTCGTCGTGGCGGGTCCGCTGCACCCCAGCGTTCGGCTGCTGCTCGACGTGACCGGAGTCTCACGCCATCTGACCGTGGCCGGATCCCTGGACGAGGCGCTGCTCGGGCTCCCCCGTGACACCGGCGGAACGAGCGACTGA